CAAAGGTCAGTACCTTCAAGAGGTACTGGCTTTTTTATGTTTTCTTATTTTTGCAATACCAAGTTTTTTGGAGGGTCTAGTATAGCAAAAAATGTCCTCGTCGTACAAATAAAGGAAGAATGAAAATCTGTAGCTGTGAAAAAATTGGATTCTTTGGAACGTGCCGTCTTCTCTACTATGGATCAATTAAATAGAAAACCTCTTTCCCCTATAACCAGATGTATGACCTTGCTGGATAAGAGTCAGGAGGATTTAGAGAAAGAAATGGAAGATTTACGGGGACAGCTTATAGAACTTGCGTATGTAAAAGGTTTTTCCAATATAGAAGTTGTGGAGTTGAGCCAGCTCCTAGACGAATTATTGTAATACAATGAAAACCACTCTGGTCCATAAAACTTTAAGAAAGTTGCATATAGATGCAAGGAAAGAAGAAAAAAATGTTGATTTCTCTTGTAAATTACAATATAACTTAATTAGAAGCATTATCATGTAATACTTAATTTAAATGATGGGAGAGGTACAAATGGACTCTATGGCAACCGCTAACACTGG
The window above is part of the Brevibacillus antibioticus genome. Proteins encoded here:
- a CDS encoding aspartyl-phosphate phosphatase Spo0E family protein, which produces MKKLDSLERAVFSTMDQLNRKPLSPITRCMTLLDKSQEDLEKEMEDLRGQLIELAYVKGFSNIEVVELSQLLDELL